A single genomic interval of Anopheles marshallii chromosome 2, idAnoMarsDA_429_01, whole genome shotgun sequence harbors:
- the LOC128719272 gene encoding uncharacterized protein LOC128719272: protein MALVSVRDYEQRAHEIIPRNALDYYRSGAGDELSLHLNRTGFDRLRIRPRMLQGGSTRDLTCTVFGERFALPIAISPTAMQRMAHPEGEVANAKAAANRQVLFTLSTISTSSLEEVADATPNAPKWFQLYIYRDRQLTESLVRRAEKAGYRAIVLTVDAPLFGLRRADMRNKFSLPPHLTMANFVGKASNIRSQGGSGINEYIAEQLDPTLSWDDVKWLLRFTKLPVIVKGILTREDAIIAADLGVHGIFVSNHGARQLDSVPASIEALPEIVAAVGDRVEIFLDGGITQGTDVFKALALGARMVFFGRPALWGLAVNGQAGVEHVLDVLRNELDLTMALAGCKTLADITKDYVVHENYYSKL from the exons ATGGCGCTGGTGTCGGTACGTGATTACGAGCAGCGGGCGCACGAAATCATTCCCCGGAATGCGCTGGACTACTATCGGAGCGGTGCCGGCGACGAGCTGTCGCTCCATCTCAACCGAACCGGTTTCGATCGCTTGCGCATCCGGCCGCGGATGCTGCAGGGTGGGTCCACGCGCGACCTGACCTGCACCGTGTTCGGCGAACGGTTCGCACTGCCCATCGCCATCTCCCCGACCGCCATGCAGCGGATGGCCCATCCCGAGGGTGAGGTGGCGAACGCGAAGGCGGCCGCCAACAGGCAGGTCCTCTTCACGCTAAGCACCATCAGCACGAGCTCGCTCGAGGAGGTGGCCGATGCGACACCGAACGCACCGAAGTGGTTCCAGCTGTACATCTACCGCGATCGCCAGCTGACGGAGAGTTTGGTGCGCCGGGCGGAAAAGGCCGGCTATCGGGCGATCGTGCTGACGGTCGACGCACCGCTGTTTGGCTTGCGACGGGCCGATATGCGCAACAAATTTTCACTACCGCCCCATCTGAC GATGGCGAATTTCGTTGGAAAAGCCTCGAACATTCGCAGCCAGGGTGGTTCGGGCATCAACGAGTACATTGCCGAACAGCTCGATCCCACACTGTCCTGGGACGACGTGAAGTGGCTGCTCAGATTCACCAAACTGCCCGTCATCGTGAAAGGCATTCTGACGCGCGAGGACGCCATCATTGCGGCCGATCTCGGCGTACACGGTATATTCGTTTCGAACCATGGCGCCCGGCAACTGGATTCCGTTCCCGCCTCG ATTGAAGCTTTGCCGGAAATTGTGGCGGCGGTTGGAGACCGTGTGGAAATATTTCTTGACGGAGGCATTACCCAGGGAACGGATGTGTTCAAGGCGCTGGCACTTGGCGCACGGATGGTATTCTTCGGCCGACCAGCACTTTGGGGATTGGCCGTTAATGGGCAGGCGGGTGTTGAGCACGTGTTGGATGTATTGCGCAACGAGCTAGACCTGACGATGGCTCTCGCCGGCTGTAAAACGCTCGCAGACATCACCAAGGACTATGTGGTACACGAGAATTATTACAGCAAGCTTTAA